In the genome of Vanacampus margaritifer isolate UIUO_Vmar chromosome 1, RoL_Vmar_1.0, whole genome shotgun sequence, one region contains:
- the rbm39b gene encoding RNA-binding protein 39b isoform X2: MADDFDVEAMLEAPYRKDEVKSSHANGHDGQNRKKRQGKSRSPASKKRRSRSRSKDKKKAKRRSRSRERKPSRSRERHRSRSRSRERAGRYKARKSPIRKRSKTRSPVKKEKSPVRQPIDNLTPEERDARTVFCMQLAARIRARDLEDFFSAVGKVRDVRMISDRNSRRSKGIAYIEFVESSSVPLAIGLTGQRLLGVPIIVQASQAEKNRAAAAAANNLQKGSAGPMRLYVGSLHFNITEEMLRGIFEPFGKIEGIQLMMDSETGRSKGYGFISFADAECAKKALEQLNGFELAGRPMKVGHVTERSDASTASSFLDNDELERTGIDLGTTGRLQLMARLAEGTGLKIPPAAQQALQMTGSVSYGNMATPSAVSAPSQSQALNLPSQPLATHCLQLSNLFNPQAENDPSWAIEIQDDVIEECNKHGGVVHIYVDKSSAQGNVYVKCPSIPAAMASVNALHGRWFAGKMIKAAYVPLPTYHNLFPDSVTAKQLLMPTRR; the protein is encoded by the exons ATGGCTGATGATTTTGATGTTGAGGCTATGCTGGAGGCGCCATACAGAAAG GATGAGGTCAAGTCTTCTCATGCAAACGGACACGATGGACAGAACAGGAA GAAGCGACAAGGCAAGAGCAGAAGCCCGGCCTCCAAGAAAAGGAGGAGCCGGAGCCgaagcaaagacaaaaaaaaagccaagaggAGGAGCCGGAGCCGAGAAAGAAAGCCGAGCCGCAGCCGGGAACGCCATCGCAGCCGCTCTCGAAGCCGGGAGCGGGCGGGGCGCTACAAAGCTCGAAAGAGCCCCAT ACGCAAGCGTTCCAAAACTCGGAGTCCTGTCAAGAAAGAGAAGAGTCCGGTCAG GCAACCGATTGACAATTTGACGCCCGAGGAGCGAGACGCCCGCACCGTTTTCTGCATGCAGCTGGCGGCTCGAATCCGAGCTCGAGACCTGGAGGATTTCTTCTCGGCTGTGGGAaaa GTACGAGACGTGAGAATGATCTCGGACCGGAATTCGCGGAGATCGAAAGGCATCGCTTACATCGAGTTTGTGGAGTCGTCTTCGGTGCCGCTGGCCATCGGGCTGACGGGCCAGCGGCTTTTGGGCGTGCCCATCATTGTGCAGGCGTCTCAG GCCGAGAAAAACcgcgccgctgccgccgccgccaacAATCTGCAGAAGGGCAGCGCGGGTCCCATGCGGCTCTACGTGGGCTCGCTGCACTTCAACATCACCGAGGAAATGCTGCGAGGGATCTTTGAACCCTTCGGGAAG ATTGAAGGAATTCAGCTCATGATGGACAGCGAAACCGGACGCTCCAAAGGATACGGATTCATATCG TTTGCCGATGCCGAGTGCGCCAAAAAGGCGCTGGAGCAACTGAACGGCTTCGAGCTGGCGGGCCGGCCGATGAAGGTGGGCCACGTGACGGAGCGCTCGGACGCGTCCACGGCCAGCTCCTTCCTGGACAACGACGAGCTGGAGCGGACCGGCATCGACCTCGGCACCACCGGCCGGCTGCAGCTCATGGCGCGGCTCGCCGAAG GAACGGGTCTGAAGATCCCGCCGGCCGCTCAGCAGGCGCTGCAGATGACCGGCTCGGTATCGTACGGAAACATGGCCACCCCGTCGG CCGTTTCAGCTCCTTCACAAAGCCAAGCTTTGAACCTTCCGTCGCAGCCGCTGGCCACTCACTGCCTTCAGCTGTCGAACCTCTTCAACCCGCAAGC TGAAAACGATCCCAGCTGGGCCATCGAGATCCAAGATGATGTCATCGAGGAGTGCAACAAGCACGGAGGCGTCGTCCACATTTATGTTGACAAGAGCTCCGCTCAG GGTAACGTGTACGTGAAGTGTCCGTCCATTCCGGCGGCGATGGCGTCCGTCAACGCGCTTCACGGACGCTGGTTTGCAG GAAAAATGATCAAGGCGGCCTACGTCCCCTTGCCGACGTACCACAACCTTTTCCCGGATTCCGTAACGGCAAAGCAGCTTCTCATGCCGACCCGTCGATAG
- the rbm39b gene encoding RNA-binding protein 39b isoform X3, with protein sequence MADDFDVEAMLEAPYRKDEVKSSHANGHDGQNRKKRQGKSRSPASKKRRSRSRSKDKKKAKRRSRSRERKPSRSRERHRSRSRSRERAGRYKARKSPIRKRSKTRSPVKKEKSPVRQPIDNLTPEERDARTVFCMQLAARIRARDLEDFFSAVGKVRDVRMISDRNSRRSKGIAYIEFVESSSVPLAIGLTGQRLLGVPIIVQASQAEKNRAAAAAANNLQKGSAGPMRLYVGSLHFNITEEMLRGIFEPFGKIEGIQLMMDSETGRSKGYGFISFADAECAKKALEQLNGFELAGRPMKVGHVTERSDASTASSFLDNDELERTGIDLGTTGRLQLMARLAEGTGLKIPPAAQQALQMTGSVSYGNMATPSAPSQSQALNLPSQPLATHCLQLSNLFNPQAENDPSWAIEIQDDVIEECNKHGGVVHIYVDKSSAQGNVYVKCPSIPAAMASVNALHGRWFAGKMIKAAYVPLPTYHNLFPDSVTAKQLLMPTRR encoded by the exons ATGGCTGATGATTTTGATGTTGAGGCTATGCTGGAGGCGCCATACAGAAAG GATGAGGTCAAGTCTTCTCATGCAAACGGACACGATGGACAGAACAGGAA GAAGCGACAAGGCAAGAGCAGAAGCCCGGCCTCCAAGAAAAGGAGGAGCCGGAGCCgaagcaaagacaaaaaaaaagccaagaggAGGAGCCGGAGCCGAGAAAGAAAGCCGAGCCGCAGCCGGGAACGCCATCGCAGCCGCTCTCGAAGCCGGGAGCGGGCGGGGCGCTACAAAGCTCGAAAGAGCCCCAT ACGCAAGCGTTCCAAAACTCGGAGTCCTGTCAAGAAAGAGAAGAGTCCGGTCAG GCAACCGATTGACAATTTGACGCCCGAGGAGCGAGACGCCCGCACCGTTTTCTGCATGCAGCTGGCGGCTCGAATCCGAGCTCGAGACCTGGAGGATTTCTTCTCGGCTGTGGGAaaa GTACGAGACGTGAGAATGATCTCGGACCGGAATTCGCGGAGATCGAAAGGCATCGCTTACATCGAGTTTGTGGAGTCGTCTTCGGTGCCGCTGGCCATCGGGCTGACGGGCCAGCGGCTTTTGGGCGTGCCCATCATTGTGCAGGCGTCTCAG GCCGAGAAAAACcgcgccgctgccgccgccgccaacAATCTGCAGAAGGGCAGCGCGGGTCCCATGCGGCTCTACGTGGGCTCGCTGCACTTCAACATCACCGAGGAAATGCTGCGAGGGATCTTTGAACCCTTCGGGAAG ATTGAAGGAATTCAGCTCATGATGGACAGCGAAACCGGACGCTCCAAAGGATACGGATTCATATCG TTTGCCGATGCCGAGTGCGCCAAAAAGGCGCTGGAGCAACTGAACGGCTTCGAGCTGGCGGGCCGGCCGATGAAGGTGGGCCACGTGACGGAGCGCTCGGACGCGTCCACGGCCAGCTCCTTCCTGGACAACGACGAGCTGGAGCGGACCGGCATCGACCTCGGCACCACCGGCCGGCTGCAGCTCATGGCGCGGCTCGCCGAAG GAACGGGTCTGAAGATCCCGCCGGCCGCTCAGCAGGCGCTGCAGATGACCGGCTCGGTATCGTACGGAAACATGGCCACCCCGTCGG CTCCTTCACAAAGCCAAGCTTTGAACCTTCCGTCGCAGCCGCTGGCCACTCACTGCCTTCAGCTGTCGAACCTCTTCAACCCGCAAGC TGAAAACGATCCCAGCTGGGCCATCGAGATCCAAGATGATGTCATCGAGGAGTGCAACAAGCACGGAGGCGTCGTCCACATTTATGTTGACAAGAGCTCCGCTCAG GGTAACGTGTACGTGAAGTGTCCGTCCATTCCGGCGGCGATGGCGTCCGTCAACGCGCTTCACGGACGCTGGTTTGCAG GAAAAATGATCAAGGCGGCCTACGTCCCCTTGCCGACGTACCACAACCTTTTCCCGGATTCCGTAACGGCAAAGCAGCTTCTCATGCCGACCCGTCGATAG
- the rbm39b gene encoding RNA-binding protein 39b isoform X1 encodes MADDFDVEAMLEAPYRKDEVKSSHANGHDGQNRKKRQGKSRSPASKKRRSRSRSKDKKKAKRRSRSRERKPSRSRERHRSRSRSRERAGRYKARKSPIRKRSKTRSPVKKEKSPVRQPIDNLTPEERDARTVFCMQLAARIRARDLEDFFSAVGKVRDVRMISDRNSRRSKGIAYIEFVESSSVPLAIGLTGQRLLGVPIIVQASQAEKNRAAAAAANNLQKGSAGPMRLYVGSLHFNITEEMLRGIFEPFGKIEGIQLMMDSETGRSKGYGFISFADAECAKKALEQLNGFELAGRPMKVGHVTERSDASTASSFLDNDELERTGIDLGTTGRLQLMARLAEGTGLKIPPAAQQALQMTGSVSYGNMATPSGKSETRFWGVRSIDCWLDVEAVSAPSQSQALNLPSQPLATHCLQLSNLFNPQAENDPSWAIEIQDDVIEECNKHGGVVHIYVDKSSAQGNVYVKCPSIPAAMASVNALHGRWFAGKMIKAAYVPLPTYHNLFPDSVTAKQLLMPTRR; translated from the exons ATGGCTGATGATTTTGATGTTGAGGCTATGCTGGAGGCGCCATACAGAAAG GATGAGGTCAAGTCTTCTCATGCAAACGGACACGATGGACAGAACAGGAA GAAGCGACAAGGCAAGAGCAGAAGCCCGGCCTCCAAGAAAAGGAGGAGCCGGAGCCgaagcaaagacaaaaaaaaagccaagaggAGGAGCCGGAGCCGAGAAAGAAAGCCGAGCCGCAGCCGGGAACGCCATCGCAGCCGCTCTCGAAGCCGGGAGCGGGCGGGGCGCTACAAAGCTCGAAAGAGCCCCAT ACGCAAGCGTTCCAAAACTCGGAGTCCTGTCAAGAAAGAGAAGAGTCCGGTCAG GCAACCGATTGACAATTTGACGCCCGAGGAGCGAGACGCCCGCACCGTTTTCTGCATGCAGCTGGCGGCTCGAATCCGAGCTCGAGACCTGGAGGATTTCTTCTCGGCTGTGGGAaaa GTACGAGACGTGAGAATGATCTCGGACCGGAATTCGCGGAGATCGAAAGGCATCGCTTACATCGAGTTTGTGGAGTCGTCTTCGGTGCCGCTGGCCATCGGGCTGACGGGCCAGCGGCTTTTGGGCGTGCCCATCATTGTGCAGGCGTCTCAG GCCGAGAAAAACcgcgccgctgccgccgccgccaacAATCTGCAGAAGGGCAGCGCGGGTCCCATGCGGCTCTACGTGGGCTCGCTGCACTTCAACATCACCGAGGAAATGCTGCGAGGGATCTTTGAACCCTTCGGGAAG ATTGAAGGAATTCAGCTCATGATGGACAGCGAAACCGGACGCTCCAAAGGATACGGATTCATATCG TTTGCCGATGCCGAGTGCGCCAAAAAGGCGCTGGAGCAACTGAACGGCTTCGAGCTGGCGGGCCGGCCGATGAAGGTGGGCCACGTGACGGAGCGCTCGGACGCGTCCACGGCCAGCTCCTTCCTGGACAACGACGAGCTGGAGCGGACCGGCATCGACCTCGGCACCACCGGCCGGCTGCAGCTCATGGCGCGGCTCGCCGAAG GAACGGGTCTGAAGATCCCGCCGGCCGCTCAGCAGGCGCTGCAGATGACCGGCTCGGTATCGTACGGAAACATGGCCACCCCGTCGGGTAAGTCCGAAACGCGCTTTTGGGGGGTGCGCTCGATTGATTGTTGGCTTGATGTTGAAGCCGTTTCAGCTCCTTCACAAAGCCAAGCTTTGAACCTTCCGTCGCAGCCGCTGGCCACTCACTGCCTTCAGCTGTCGAACCTCTTCAACCCGCAAGC TGAAAACGATCCCAGCTGGGCCATCGAGATCCAAGATGATGTCATCGAGGAGTGCAACAAGCACGGAGGCGTCGTCCACATTTATGTTGACAAGAGCTCCGCTCAG GGTAACGTGTACGTGAAGTGTCCGTCCATTCCGGCGGCGATGGCGTCCGTCAACGCGCTTCACGGACGCTGGTTTGCAG GAAAAATGATCAAGGCGGCCTACGTCCCCTTGCCGACGTACCACAACCTTTTCCCGGATTCCGTAACGGCAAAGCAGCTTCTCATGCCGACCCGTCGATAG